TATGTTATTCGAAAATGAGAATGTACAAGAGCTCACAGAAACCCTCAATGAACTTATACAAAATTCTGACCTACGCAAAAGACTTGGAACTGCAGCCAAGCAAAAGGCATTAGAGGAATTTACCATACCGGTTATGACAAATAAAACCTTGCAGGTTTATGAAAAAATAAGACTTAATTAAAATAAGTATGAATGTATAGGCTTTTTTTAAAAAGGATTCTAGATTTTATGTTTGCAATTTTTATCCTCGTGGTACTTGCGCCTGTAATACTAACCGTTCTGGTTGTACTAAGTATTCATCACAAAGGAAAACCGTTTTTTGTACAAGCCAGACCAGGAAAAAATGAACGCATCTTTCACTTGATTAAGTTTAAGACAATGACTGATGCTAGGGATGAACAGGGAATGCCGCTACCGGATAAGGAAAGGTTAACCAATATTGGCAAATTCATTAGAAAGACTTCTTTAGATGAGCTTCCTCAAATTTTAAACGTTCTAAAAGGTGATATGAGTTTTATAGGACCACGCCCCCTATTGCCCAAATACTTAAATTTTTATACGGAAAACGAAAAAAAGAGACATTGTGTGCTTCCAGGAATTACAGGCTTAGCCCAAGTTTCTGGGAGAAACAATATAAACTGGGACGACAAACTGGCATTTGATGTAAACTATGTTGATCAGTTATCATTAAAACTAGACATTAAGATATTCTTTAAAACCATTAAAAATGTTCTTTCATCACGGGATGTAATTGTTGATGCAGGGACCGTAATATCAGATTTAGATGCATATAGATCAAAAGCAAAAGCTTAAATGGGCTATTTTAACTACAGGTTGGGGTCGCAATGCTAAAGATACAATTCTTGCTTATCAAGAAGGATTGCTCCAAAACTCATCAATAAACCTTTTAATCTATCAGTCAGAACCATCTGGAGCGCATGAGGCTGCGCAGTTGGCCGGCATTCCTGCAATAAGATTGGTTAAAAAAAACTTTGTCGATACTATTTCATATCAACAAAAACTTGTTGCTTTGTTAAAGGAACATCACATTGATTACGTTTTTTTATTGAGTTATAAATATATAGTTAGAAAGCCACTTTTGGATAACTATCCCAACAGGATAATTAACATTCATCCATCGTTATTTCCAAGTTTCCTTGCCACCACTACTGCTATTCAAGAAGCACTAGATTTTGGAGTAAAAATTTCAGGAATTACAACTCATATCATTGATGATAAAATTGATGAAGGAACCATATTGTGTCAAGAACCCATAAGGTTTGATGAGGGCGAAACATTTGAAACTGTTTATCCAAAATTTGCCATGATGGGTAAAAAGATAATTTTGGATACGATACAACTGATTGAAAAAAAATCGAATACATAATTTTTTTGAATCATAGAGATTAAGACCCATGCAAGAGATAAAGGATAAGAATCAGTGGATGCATATTTTAGAAACAATTGGTGAATTTGACTTTTACCATACATACGATTATCACAACATTTCTAAAAACAAGGATGAAACACCTGTTCTTTTGCTTTACAATAGAGATAATATTTCAATTGCGATTCCATTTTTAAAAAGAACGATACCCGAAACTTCTTATTTTGATTTAACATCGGTATACGGATATGCAGGTCCTGTTTATAAAAATATGACTGAAGACTTTGACAATTCTGCTTTCATTACTGAGTTTCGCAATTATTTAGACGAAAATAATATTGTTAGCATATTTTCTAGGCTCCACCCCTATTTAGACCAACAAACAAGAATATTATCAGGGATGGGTGAAACACCAATTTGTGGAAAAGTGGTCAACATTGATTTAACCAAAGATATTAACGAGCAACGATCACAGTATGGAAAAAGTACTAAAAATAGAACAAATAAATGCAGGCGCATTGCAACAGTTAAGGAAGTAGTATCCAAAGAAGAACTTAATACATATATAGACATCTATTATGAAAACATGGATCGTTTAAAGGCAGATAAAACCTATTATTTTTCTAGAGAGTACTTTTTCAATTTTCTCGATTGTAAGGACTTCAAAACAAGAGTTTTACTAGTAATAGAAAATGAGACTGGCAAAACAATGGCTGGCTCCATGTTCGTGGAAACCAATAATATTGTTCAATTTCACTTATCCGGCACTAGGACGGAATACCTAAATTGGGCACCAGCAAATCTTTTTTTGGATGAGATGCGCCTTCTTGCAACCGCTGAAGGCTATGAGATATTTAACTTAGGGGGTGGTCTTGGCGGTAAGGAAGATTCGCTATTCAACTTCAAATCTTCTTTCTCAAAAGACTATAGGGACTTTAGGCTTTGGCGTTATGTTCATATACAAGAAATTTACAAAGATTTATCAAAGGGAAAAACTGCCGATTTTTTCCCACGCTACAGAGCCAAGAATTAATTTCAAAGACTGTAGCAGTGGTACTTTTCAAAAAGTGAAGCTATGGTGATTTCTTAATTAAAAGTAAAATTGGTACCAGTATGTTAAAAACAAGCGTAATTCGTCGAATAAATAGGTAGTTAATAGACTAATCATACGAATCTCCCGTATTATTATGGTAAAGCATATTTTATCTCAAAAAGTCCCGGGTTTTTAACCTAAAAAGATTAGACCTACTTATGATTAAATTTAAAAATTCAATGGTGGTTTTATATATCTCCGCCTTAGCCATCTCCCAATTGGTTTCTTGTAGTAAAGATTCAGATTTATTATCGGAATATGTAATTAATGAAGAAAAAGAACTATCATCATTAAACTTTTTAGTTGATGATTTCTTTACTACTCAGTTTAATAGCACCCAAATATTAGATGTATTGGCCAATGATGATATTGGAGCCACAGAAGGGGTTACCATTACCTCTGTTTCCGAACCAAGCTATGGCCAGATAGAAATATTAGAAAATAGTACGCTCAAATTCATTTCTATTTCAGATAACGAAAGCTCAGGAACCACGGAATCAGTAACAGACACCATAGTATATACTACGGGGACAACAGATGTAAATTCACCAATAGAGACAGATTCTGCTACTGTGGTCATAACCATTAGTAATGAAGAACAAGCATACGATTTACTTTCTGTTGATGTTTTAGCCGCAAAAGCTGATGATGCGCTTTATGAAAGAATATTACCTGCTAGTATTAATGATACCTCTAGTAAATTCTATCAAGGTGAATACGGTCGTATTTTAAGAATTTGTGAGAATGGCGACCAAGGTGACATATATAATTTAGACGCCCTCCAGGGAATGGTTGCATTATTTGAAGCAACAGGCAATAAAAAATATCTGAACGATGTCATTAGGGCCTATACAACCCTTTTTAAAGCGGCCAAACCTAGTAGAGAATTATCACAAAATGGAGCCAGTTATAATGATGAGTATTTAAGTTGGTATGGTAACCCCGAAACAAATCTTACTAGAACAGGCATTTTAGGACAACAACAACTATCAGAAAGTAGAAGTTTTATGCACTTATCCAGACTGCTATGGGTGTTGCATCATAGTCCTAATCTAAGGACAGAAAGGAATGAATTAAGTAGTAATACCTATCAAGTAGATTTTGACTACCTATTGGATTTTTTAGAGGTGAACTTTTGGGAAAAATGGTTTATGAGGAATAGTCTTGTTTTTCAACACTCAGGTATGGACAGTTCATCTTCTTGGGCCTATATTGGATGGAACTTAGGGGATATAACGGGTAATTCTATCTATAAAGCAATAGCCACAAGATTTAATTTTAACATTGGTATTCCAGGTGTTACAGGTGGTTTCGGAAATCATTTAGACCCAAACAGATTTAATGAGAATGCCTATCAATGGAATACTAAATTTAATGATATTCCTTATCAAGGGAGAACCATTACAGACCACGGTCACGCAGCCAGAACAGTTAAATACTTAGTTGAAGATTTTACATACCAGGACAGAAATTACAATCAAAATGATATGGCCAAACTTATTAATACAATTGAGATTTTTTGGCCTAAAAAATTTGATGGCACAAAACGAATTCATTATTGGTTAGATGGCGAAGATAAAGAGGGTGATGAATACCGTAATTTTATGCCAGAGGGCTGGATGTGTTTAGGAAGATTTGATAAGGCTTTACAATTAAGGTTTCAAAACATGCTAAAAGGCTATTTTAACGAAAATAAAACGGAGGGCACTTTTTGGGGTGAATTAGCCTATAATCAGGCTTATCTTACACAGAACATTAAATATCCTGAAAACTACAAAATCGTATATAACAGATAATACTATAAGCTTTTAAACTTCTTTTGGTTTAGTTTTTTTAAGACTACTGTAAATAAACTTTAGATTTTTCATAGTTTGAGCCATATTAAATTCTACCACATGTTGCCTTAGGTTTTCTTTATATGCACCCAATGATTTTTCTAATGCGATGGCAAGTTCTTGGGCGTCGTCGTCACAAGTAAAACAACTTACGGTTTTTTGAGCTACTTTTTCAAGGTCACTGACTTTAGTACTCACAAAAGGTTTGTTACAGGCTAACATTTCTTTTACCACATTGGGCCAACCTTCGTAAACAGAGGTTAACAGTATTACATCCATGTTGTTCATAAAAGCGCAGACTTCATGATGTGGAATTTTACTCATAATTACTAGCTCTGTATCCGGTTTACGTTTTTTTAATAGTTCAAAAGCCTCTTTGGCCAAACCAAAGCGTTTAACCGGGGTTTCAATATCTACTGCAGCAAATAATATTTTTTTCGTTT
This genomic window from Maribacter sp. MJ134 contains:
- a CDS encoding peptidoglycan bridge formation glycyltransferase FemA/FemB family protein, whose amino-acid sequence is MHILETIGEFDFYHTYDYHNISKNKDETPVLLLYNRDNISIAIPFLKRTIPETSYFDLTSVYGYAGPVYKNMTEDFDNSAFITEFRNYLDENNIVSIFSRLHPYLDQQTRILSGMGETPICGKVVNIDLTKDINEQRSQYGKSTKNRTNKCRRIATVKEVVSKEELNTYIDIYYENMDRLKADKTYYFSREYFFNFLDCKDFKTRVLLVIENETGKTMAGSMFVETNNIVQFHLSGTRTEYLNWAPANLFLDEMRLLATAEGYEIFNLGGGLGGKEDSLFNFKSSFSKDYRDFRLWRYVHIQEIYKDLSKGKTADFFPRYRAKN
- a CDS encoding sugar transferase, producing the protein MYRLFLKRILDFMFAIFILVVLAPVILTVLVVLSIHHKGKPFFVQARPGKNERIFHLIKFKTMTDARDEQGMPLPDKERLTNIGKFIRKTSLDELPQILNVLKGDMSFIGPRPLLPKYLNFYTENEKKRHCVLPGITGLAQVSGRNNINWDDKLAFDVNYVDQLSLKLDIKIFFKTIKNVLSSRDVIVDAGTVISDLDAYRSKAKA
- a CDS encoding Ig-like domain-containing protein, which encodes MIKFKNSMVVLYISALAISQLVSCSKDSDLLSEYVINEEKELSSLNFLVDDFFTTQFNSTQILDVLANDDIGATEGVTITSVSEPSYGQIEILENSTLKFISISDNESSGTTESVTDTIVYTTGTTDVNSPIETDSATVVITISNEEQAYDLLSVDVLAAKADDALYERILPASINDTSSKFYQGEYGRILRICENGDQGDIYNLDALQGMVALFEATGNKKYLNDVIRAYTTLFKAAKPSRELSQNGASYNDEYLSWYGNPETNLTRTGILGQQQLSESRSFMHLSRLLWVLHHSPNLRTERNELSSNTYQVDFDYLLDFLEVNFWEKWFMRNSLVFQHSGMDSSSSWAYIGWNLGDITGNSIYKAIATRFNFNIGIPGVTGGFGNHLDPNRFNENAYQWNTKFNDIPYQGRTITDHGHAARTVKYLVEDFTYQDRNYNQNDMAKLINTIEIFWPKKFDGTKRIHYWLDGEDKEGDEYRNFMPEGWMCLGRFDKALQLRFQNMLKGYFNENKTEGTFWGELAYNQAYLTQNIKYPENYKIVYNR
- a CDS encoding formyltransferase family protein, with product MHIDQKQKLKWAILTTGWGRNAKDTILAYQEGLLQNSSINLLIYQSEPSGAHEAAQLAGIPAIRLVKKNFVDTISYQQKLVALLKEHHIDYVFLLSYKYIVRKPLLDNYPNRIINIHPSLFPSFLATTTAIQEALDFGVKISGITTHIIDDKIDEGTILCQEPIRFDEGETFETVYPKFAMMGKKIILDTIQLIEKKSNT